A window from Manduca sexta isolate Smith_Timp_Sample1 chromosome 24, JHU_Msex_v1.0, whole genome shotgun sequence encodes these proteins:
- the LOC115443893 gene encoding fibroin heavy chain isoform X9 produces the protein MGTRHLGILAILLILPLGLLCSSIGSVPNVEEETEPLYPDAVAEADAGPIARAFAAAFNTFSEALNSRDKRSTSDADASAFSSTEGGGDSQAAASAESEDDSSDDDSESSASSSATSTDYDSEDNEDEASASAESSTSDDGGKSPEESEANAEAESKTNGGGGKTAGSASAVTEVTNGGTASAASAASASDEESEPGEEGTTGDDDDGEEGPTGDDDDGEEGPTGDDDNGEEGPTGDDDDGEEGPTGDDDDGEEGPTGDDDNGEEGPTGDDDDGEEGPTGDDDDGEEGPTGDDDNGEEGPTGDDDDGEEGPTGDDDNGEEGPTGDDDDGEEGPTGDDDNGEEGPTGDDDNGEEGPTGDDDDGEEGPTGDDDDGEEGPTGDDDDGEGGATTNESGGNGPDNGGGSSPGSGTEGKPDSGSGSSPDSGKDNSGSTADTSGSAVASGPNSQASSAGSANSGEDNSSASSAVSAVTSGEGQASASAASSATTNESGGNGPDNGGGSSPGSGTEDKPGSGSGSSPDSGKDNSGSTADTSGSAVASGPNSQASSAGSANSGEDNSSASSAVSAVTSGEGQASASAASSATTNESGGNGPDNGGGSSPGSAPEGKPGCGSGSNPSSGTGGGSGSGSSAAASGTAVASGQNASSSGVASANSGEGNASASSAASAESSGKGGKASGAAASSATTYESGGSPESEPGGSPGGGPGNSPGNEPGSSPSSGSGNSPGGEPGSSTGSGPESSPGGSPGSEPGSSPGGSTGSSPGSSPGNSPGSASGGSPGSAPGSSTGSGPESSPGGSPGSEPGSSPGSEPGSSPSSGSGNSTGGEPGSSTGSGPESSPGGSPGSEPGSSPGGSTGSSPGSSPGNSPGSPSGGSPGSAPGSSTGSGPESSPGGSPGSEPGSSPGSEPGSSPSSGSGNSPGGSPGSAPGGSPGSEPGSSPGSEPGSSPSSGSGNSPGGEPGSSTGSGPESSPGGSPGSEPGSSPGGSTGSSPGSSPGNSPGSPSGGSPGSAPGSSTGSGPESSPGGSPGSEPGSSPGSEPGSSPSSGSGNSPGGSPGSAPGGSPGSEPGSSPGSEPGRSPSSGSGNSPGGEPGSSTGSGPESSPGGSPGSEPGSSPGGSTGSSPGSSPGNSPGSASGGSPGSAPKSSTGSGPESSPGGSPGNEPGSSPSSGSGNSPGGEPGSSTGSGPGSSPGGSPGSEPGSSPGSEPGSSPGSAPENSPGGKPSSGSGGKPGSGSGSNPGSGTEGGSGSAPGSSTGSGPESSPGGSPGSEPGSSPGSEPGSSPSSGSGNSPGGSPGSAPGGSPGSEPGSSPGSEPGSSPSSGSGNSPGGEPGSSTGSGPESSPGGSPGSEPGSSPGGSTGSSPGSSPGNSPGSPSGGSPGSAPGSSTGSGPESSPGGSPGSEPGSSPGSEPGSSPSSGSGNSPGGSPGSAPGGSPGSEPGSSPGSEPGSSPSSGSGNSPGGSPGSAPGGSPGSEPGSSPGSEPGSSPSSGSGNSPGGEPGSSTGSGPESSPGGSPGSEPGSSPGSEPGSSPSSGSGNSTGGEPGSSTGSGPESSPGGSPGSEPGSSPGSEPGSSPSSGSGNSPGGSPGSAPGGSPGSEPGSSPGSEPGSSPSSGSGNSPGGEPGSSTGSGPESSPGGSPGSEPGSSPGGSTGSSPGSSPGNSPGSPSGGSPGSAPGSSTGSGPESSPGGSPGSEPGSSPGSEPGSSPSSGSGNSPGGSPGSAPGGSPGSEPGSSPGSEPGRSPSSGSGNSPGGEPGSSTGSGPESSPGGSPGSEPGSSPGGSTGSSPGSSPGNSPGSASGGSPGSAPKSSTGSGPESSPGGSPGNEPGSSPSSGSGNSPGGEPGSSTGSGPGSSPGGSPGSEPGSSPGSEPGSSPGSAPENSPGGKPSSGSGGKPGSGSGSNPGSGTEGGSGSAPGSSTGSGPESSPGGSPGSEPGSSPGSEPGSSPSSGSGNSPGGSPGSAPGGSPGSEPGSSPGSEPGSSPSSGSGNSPGGSPGSAPGGSPGSEPGSSPGSEPGSSPSSGSGNSPGGEPGSSTGSGPESSPGGSPGSEPGSSPGGSTGSSPGSSPGNSPGSASGGSPGSAPKSSTGSGPESSPGGSPGSEPGSSPGSEPGSSPSSGSGNSPGGSPGSEPGSSPGSEPGSSPSSGSGNSPGGSPGSAPGGSPGSEPGSSPGSEPGSSPSSGSGNSPGGSPGSAPGGSPGSEPGSSPGSEPGSSPSSGSGNSPGSSTGSGPGSSPGGSPGSEPGSSPGSEPGSSPGSAPENSPGGKPSSGSGGKPGSGSGSNPGSGTGGGSGSGSSAAASGTAVASGQNASSSGVASANSGEGNASASSAASAESSGKGGKASGAAASSATTYESGGNGTGNSGGSSPESEPGGSPGGGPGNSPGNEPGSSPSSGSGNSPGGEPGSSTGGSPGSEPGSSPGSEPGSSSSSGSGNSPGNSPGSASGGSPGSAPGSSTGSGPESSPGGSPGSELGSSPGSEPGSSPSSGSGNSPGSSPGSEPGSSPGDNPGSGSGNSPGGSPGNAPGGSPGNSPGSAPGGSPDSGPGSSTGSGSGSSPEGSPGSEPGSSPGSEPGSSPSSEPGSSPDSGPGNSSGGKPSSGSGGTPGSELGSSPSSGPESSPEGSPGSSPGSSPGNSPGSAPGSSTGSGPESSPGGSPGSEPGSSPGSEPGSSPSSGSGNSPGSSPGSEPGSSPGDNPGSGSGNSPGGSPGNAPGGSPGNSPGSAPGGSPDSGPGSSTGSGSGSSPSSEPGSSPDSGPESSPGGKPSSGSGGKPGGKPGCDVVGAINDVLISEGAIIKELENFLTRHKKLPNKIEFTTIRRKIPRRRGRRRGPHLCICNNVI, from the exons ATTCAAGTGATGATGATAGCGAATCGTCTGCATCAAGTTCAGCAACATCTACCGATTAcg atTCCGAAGACAATGAAGATGAAGCATCAGCAAGTGCCGAGTCATCTACATCGGATG ATGGGGGTAAATCGCCTGAAGAGAGTGAAGCAAATGCAGAGGCCGAGT CGAAAACGAATGGCGGTGGTGGTAAAACTGCAGGATCTGCCTCAGCAGTAACTG aagtTACAAATGGCGGAACTGCCTCTGCAGCCAGCGCAGCGTCAGCTA GTGATGAAGAAAGCGAGCCTGGCGAGGAAGGCACGACTGGCGATGATGACGATGGCGAGGAAGGCCCGACTGGCGATGATGACGATGGCGAGGAAGGCCCGACTGGCGATGATGACAATGGCGAGGAAGGCCCGACTGGCGATGATGACGATGGCGAGGAAGGCCCGACTGGCGATGATGACGATGGCGAGGAAGGCCCGACTGGCGATGATGACAATGGCGAGGAAGGCCCGACTGGCGATGATGACGATGGCGAGGAAGGCCCGACTGGCGATGATGACGATGGCGAGGAAGGCCCGACTGGCGATGATGACAATGGCGAGGAAGGCCCGACTGGCGATGATGACGATGGCGAGGAAGGCCCGACTGGCGATGATGACAATGGCGAGGAAGGCCCAACTGGCGATGATGACGATGGCGAGGAAGGCCCGACTGGCGATGATGACAATGGCGAGGAAGGCCCGACTGGCGATGATGACAATGGCGAGGAAGGCCCGACTGGCGATGATGACGATGGCGAGGAAGGCCCGACTGGCGATGATGACGATGGCGAGGAAGGCCCGACTGGCGATGATGACGATGGCGAGGGAG GTGCTACAACAAATGAATCAGGCGGTAATGGACCTGATAATGGGGGAGGAAGTAGTCCAGGAAGCGGAACAGAAGGCAAACCAGACAGCGGATCGGGAAGCAGCCCAGACAGTGGAAAAGACAATTCTGGTAGTACGGCAGATACTAGTGGATCAGCAG TTGCTTCTGGACCAAATTCTCAGGCGTCCAGTGCAGGATCAGCCAATAgtg gTGAAGACAACTCCTCGGCTTCCTCAGCGGTTTCAGCAG TAACGAGCGGCGAAGGACAAGCATCCGCTTCAGCCGCATCAA GTGCTACAACAAACGAATCAGGCGGTAATGGACCTGATAATGGGGGAGGAAGTAGTCCAGGAAGCGGAACAGAAGACAAACCAGGCAGCGGATCGGGAAGCAGCCCAGACAGTGGAAAAGACAATTCTGGTAGTACGGCAGATACTAGTGGATCAGCAG TTGCTTCTGGACCAAATTCTCAGGCGTCCAGCGCAGGATCAGCCAATAgtg gTGAAGACAACTCCTCGGCTTCCTCAGCGGTTTCAGCAG TAACGAGCGGCGAAGGACAAGCATCCGCTTCAGCCGCATCAA GTGCTACAACAAATGAATCAGGCGGTAATGGACCTGATAATGGGGGAGGAAGTAGTCCAGGAAGCGCACCAGAAGGCAAACCAGGCTGCGGATCGGGAAGCAATCCAAGCAGTGGAACGGGAGGCGGCTCAGGCAGTGGTAGTTCCGCAGCTGCTAGTGGAACAGCAG TTGCTTCGGGCCAAAATGCTAGCTCTTCCGGTGTAGCATCAGCTAATAGTG GTGAAGGCAACGCCTCGGCTTCTTCAGCGGCTTCAGCAG AATCCAGTGGCAAAGGCGGAAAAGCATCGGGTGCAGCCGCATCAa GTGCTACAACTTATGAATCAGGCGGTAGTCCAGAAAGCGAACCGGGAGGCAGCCCAGGCGGTGGACCAGGAAACAGCCCAGGCAatgaaccaggaagcagcccaaGCAGTGGGTCAG GAAACAGCCCAGGcggtgaaccaggaagcagcacAGGTAGTGGACCAGAAAGCAGtccaggaggcagcccaggcagtgaaccaggaagcagtcCAGGAGGCAGCACAGGCAGTTCaccaggaagcagcccaggAAACAGCCCTGGCAGTGCATCAGGAGGCAGCCCAGGTAGTGCACCAGGAAGCAGCACAGGCAGTGGACCAGAAAGCAGtccaggag gcagcccaggcagtgaaccaggaagcagcccaggcagtgaaccaggaagcagcccaaGCAGTGGGTCAGGAAACAGCACAGGcggtgaaccaggaagcagcacAGGTAGTGGACCAGAAAGCAGtccaggaggcagcccaggcagtgaaccaggaagcagtcCAGGAGGCAGCACAGGCAGTTCaccaggaagcagcccaggAAACAGCCCTGGCAGTCCATcaggaggcagcccaggcagtgcaCCAGGAAGCAGCACAGGCAGTGGACCAGAAAGCAGtccaggaggcagcccaggcagtgaaccaggaagcagcccaggcagtgaaccaggaagcagcccaaGCAGTGGGTCAGGAAACAGCccaggaggcagcccaggcagtgcaccaggaggcagcccaggcagtgaaccaggaagcagcccaggcagtgaaccaggaagcagcccaaGCAGTGGGTCAGGAAACAGCCCAGGcggtgaaccaggaagcagcacAGGTAGTGGACCAGAAAGCAGtccaggaggcagcccaggcagtgaaccaggaagcagtcCAGGAGGCAGCACAGGCAGTTCaccaggaagcagcccaggAAACAGCCCTGGCAGTCCATcaggaggcagcccaggcagtgcaCCAGGAAGCAGCACAGGCAGTGGACCAGAAAGCAGtccaggaggcagcccaggcagtgaaccaggaagcagcccaggcagtgaaccaggaagcagcccaaGCAGTGGGTCAGGAAACAGCccaggaggcagcccaggcagtgcaccaggaggcagcccaggcagtgaaccaggaagcagcccaggcagtgaaccaggaaggAGCCCAAGCAGTGGGTCAGGAAACAGCCCAGGcggtgaaccaggaagcagcacAGGTAGTGGACCAGAAAGCAGtccaggaggcagcccaggcagtgaaccaggaagcagtcCAGGAGGCAGCACAGGCAGTTCaccaggaagcagcccaggAAACAGCCCTGGCAGTGCATcaggaggcagcccaggcagtgcaCCAAAAAGCAGCACAGGCAGTGGACCAGAAAGCAGtccaggaggcagcccaggcaATGAACCAGGAAGTAGCCCAAGCAGTGGGTCAGGTAACAGCCCAGGcggtgaaccaggaagcagcacAGGCAGTGGACCAGGAAGCAGtccaggaggcagcccaggcagtgaaccaggaagcagcccaggcagtgaaccaggaagcagcccaggcagtgCACCAGAAAACAGTCCAGGAGGCAAACCAAGTAGCGGATCGGGAGGAAAACCAGGCAGTGGATCGGGAAGCAACCCAGGCAGTGGAACGGAAGGCGGCTCAGGCAGTGCACCAGGAAGCAGCACAGGCAGTGGACCAGAAAGCAGtccaggaggcagcccaggcagtgaaccaggaagcagcccaggcagtgaaccaggaagcagcccaaGCAGTGGATCAGGAAACAGCccaggaggcagcccaggcagtgcaccaggaggcagcccaggcagtgaaccaggaagcagcccaggcagtgaaccaggaagcagcccaaGCAGTGGGTCAGGAAACAGCCCAGGcggtgaaccaggaagcagcacAGGTAGTGGACCAGAAAGCAGtccaggaggcagcccaggcagtgaaccaggaagcagtcCAGGAGGCAGCACAGGCAGTTCaccaggaagcagcccaggAAACAGCCCTGGCAGTCCATcaggaggcagcccaggcagtgcaCCAGGAAGCAGCACAGGCAGTGGACCAGAAAGCAGtccaggaggcagcccaggcagtgaaccaggaagcagcccaggcagtgaaccaggaagcagcccaaGCAGTGGGTCAGGAAACAGCccaggaggcagcccaggcagtgcaccaggaggcagcccaggcagtgaaccaggaagcagcccaggcagtgaaccaggaagcagcccaaGCAGTGGGTCAGGAAACAGCccaggaggcagcccaggcagtgcaccaggaggcagcccaggcagtgaaccaggaagcagcccaggcagtgaaccaggaagcagcccaaGCAGTGGGTCAGGAAACAGCCCAGGcggtgaaccaggaagcagcacAGGTAGTGGACCAGAAAGCAGtccaggag gcagcccaggcagtgaaccaggaagcagcccaggcagtgaaccaggaagcagcccaaGCAGTGGGTCAGGAAACAGCACAGGcggtgaaccaggaagcagcacAGGTAGTGGACCAGAAAGCAGtccaggag gcagcccaggcagtgaaccaggaagcagcccaggcagtgaaccaggaagcagcccaaGCAGTGGGTCAGGAAACAGCccaggaggcagcccaggcagtgcaccaggaggcagcccaggcagtgaaccaggaagcagcccaggcagtgaaccaggaagcagcccaaGCAGTGGGTCAGGAAACAGCCCAGGcggtgaaccaggaagcagcacAGGTAGTGGACCAGAAAGCAGtccaggaggcagcccaggcagtgaaccaggaagcagtcCAGGAGGCAGCACAGGCAGTTCaccaggaagcagcccaggAAACAGCCCTGGCAGTCCATcaggaggcagcccaggcagtgcaCCAGGAAGCAGCACAGGCAGTGGACCAGAAAGCAGtccaggaggcagcccaggcagtgaaccaggaagcagcccaggcagtgaaccaggaagcagcccaaGCAGTGGGTCAGGAAACAGCccaggaggcagcccaggcagtgcaccaggaggcagcccaggcagtgaaccaggaagcagcccaggcagtgaaccaggaaggAGCCCAAGCAGTGGGTCAGGAAACAGCCCAGGcggtgaaccaggaagcagcacAGGTAGTGGACCAGAAAGCAGtccaggaggcagcccaggcagtgaaccaggaagcagtcCAGGAGGCAGCACAGGCAGTTCaccaggaagcagcccaggAAACAGCCCTGGCAGTGCATcaggaggcagcccaggcagtgcaCCAAAAAGCAGCACAGGCAGTGGACCAGAAAGCAGtccaggaggcagcccaggcaATGAACCAGGAAGTAGCCCAAGCAGTGGGTCAGGTAACAGCCCAGGcggtgaaccaggaagcagcacAGGCAGTGGACCAGGAAGCAGtccaggaggcagcccaggcagtgaaccaggaagcagcccaggcagtgaaccaggaagcagcccaggcagtgCACCAGAAAACAGTCCAGGAGGCAAACCAAGTAGCGGATCGGGAGGAAAACCAGGCAGTGGATCGGGAAGCAACCCAGGCAGTGGAACGGAAGGCGGCTCAGGCAGTGCACCAGGAAGCAGCACAGGCAGTGGACCAGAAAGCAGtccaggaggcagcccaggcagtgaaccaggaagcagcccaggcagtgaaccaggaagcagcccaaGCAGTGGATCAGGAAACAGCccaggaggcagcccaggcagtgcaccaggaggcagcccaggcagtgaaccaggaagcagcccaggcagtgaaccaggaagcagcccaaGCAGTGGGTCAGGAAACAGCccaggaggcagcccaggcagtgcaccaggaggcagcccaggcagtgaaccaggaagcagcccaggcagtgaaccaggaagcagcccaaGCAGTGGGTCAGGAAACAGCCCAGGcggtgaaccaggaagcagcacAGGTAGTGGACCAGAAAGCAGtccaggaggcagcccaggcagtgaaccaggaagcagtcCAGGAGGCAGCACAGGCAGTTCaccaggaagcagcccaggAAACAGCCCTGGCAGTGCATcaggaggcagcccaggcagtgcaCCAAAAAGCAGCACAGGCAGTGGACCAGAAAGCAGtccaggag gcagcccaggcagtgaaccaggaagcagcccaggcagtgaaccaggaagcagcccaaGCAGTGGGTCAGGAAACAGCCCAG gaggcagcccaggcagtgaaccaggaagcagcccaggcagtgaaccaggaagcagcccaaGCAGTGGGTCAGGAAACAGCccaggaggcagcccaggcagtgcaccaggaggcagcccaggcagtgaaccaggaagcagcccaggcagtgaaccaggaagcagcccaaGCAGTGGGTCAGGAAACAGCccaggaggcagcccaggcagtgcaccaggaggcagcccaggcagtgaaccaggaagcagcccaggcagtgaaccaggaagcagcccaaGCAGTGGGTCAGGAAACAGCCCAG gaagcagcacAGGCAGTGGACCAGGAAGCAGtccaggaggcagcccaggcagtgaaccaggaagcagcccaggcagtgaaccaggaagcagcccaggcagtgCACCAGAAAACAGTCCAGGAGGCAAACCAAGTAGCGGATCGGGAGGAAAACCAGGCAGTGGATCGGGAAGCAACCCAGGCAGTGGAACGGGAGGCGGCTCAGGCAGTGGTAGTTCCGCAGCTGCTAGTGGAACAGCAG TTGCTTCGGGCCAAAATGCTAGCTCTTCCGGTGTAGCATCAGCTAATAGTG GTGAAGGCAACGCCTCGGCTTCTTCAGCGGCTTCAGCAG AATCCAGTGGCAAAGGCGGAAAAGCATCGGGTGCAGCCGCATCAa GTGCTACAACTTATGAATCAGGCGGTAACGGAACTGGTAATAGTGGAGGAAGTAGTCCAGAAAGCGAACCGGGAGGCAGCCCAGGCGGTGGACCAGGAAACAGCCCAGGCAatgaaccaggaagcagcccaaGCAGTGGGTCAGGAAACAGCCCAGGcggtgaaccaggaagcagcacaggaggcagcccaggcagtgaaccaggaagcagcccaggcagtgaaccaggaagcagctCAAGCAGTGGGTCAGGAAACAGCCCAGGAAACAGCCCTGGCAGTGCATcaggaggcagcccaggcagtgcaCCAGGAAGCAGCACAGGCAGTGGACCAGAAAGCAGtccaggaggcagcccaggcagtgaactaggaagcagcccaggcagtgaaccaggaagcagcccaaGCAGTGGGTCAGGAAACAGCCCAGgaagcagcccaggcagtgaaccaggaagcagtcCAGGAGACAACCCAGGCAGTGGATCAGGAAACAGCccaggaggcagcccaggcaATGCACCAGGAGGCAGCCCAGGAAACAGCCCTGGCAGTGCACCAGGAGGCAGCCCAGACAGTGGACCAGGAAGCAGCACAGGCAGTGGATCAGGAAGCAGTCCAGaaggcagcccaggcagtgaaccaggaagcagcccaggcagtgaaccaggaagtAGCCCAagcagtgaaccaggaagcagcccagACAGTGGACCAGGAAACAGTTCAGGAGGCAAACCAAGTAGCGGATCGGGAGGCACACCAGGCAGTGAATTAGGAAGCAGCCCAAGCAGTGGACCAGAAAGTAGTCCAGAAGGCAGCCCAGGCAGTTCaccaggaagcagcccaggAAACAGCCCTGGCAGTGCACCAGGAAGCAGCACAGGCAGTGGACCAGAAAGCAGtccaggaggcagcccaggcagtgaaccaggaagcagcccaggcagtgaaccaggaagcagcccaaGCAGTGGGTCAGGAAACAGCCCAGgaagcagcccaggcagtgaaccaggaagcagtcCAGGAGACAACCCAGGCAGTGGATCAGGAAACAGCccaggaggcagcccaggcaATGCACCAGGAGGCAGCCCAGGAAACAGCCCTGGCAGTGCACCAGGAGGCAGCCCAGACAGTGGACCAGGAAGCAGCACAGGCAGTGGATCAGGAAGTAGCCCAagcagtgaaccaggaagcagcccagACAGTGGACCAGAAAGCAGCCCAGGAGGCAAACCAAGTAGTGGATCGGGAGGCAAACCAGGAGGGAAACCAGGTTGCGACGTGGTTGGTGCAATAAATGACGTCTTGATATCTGAAGGAGCCATTATAAAAGAGTTGGAAAACTTCTTAACACgtcataaaaaattaccaaataagATTGAATTTACTACAATAAGAAGGAAGA